A region from the Linepithema humile isolate Giens D197 chromosome 1, Lhum_UNIL_v1.0, whole genome shotgun sequence genome encodes:
- the ERR gene encoding steroid hormone receptor ERR1 isoform X1, whose translation MDAWMYDVVCMMSDATTESMIGNNRTMPNIKQEIDNPTTPTQNYQVCSPTTTLQHQEAICTKLDIGTDYGGGSNGSPESPEMHHCSSTTQPLGTPDDGVKEEDMLPRRLCLVCGDVASGFHYGVASCEACKAFFKRTIQASNFTGNIEYTCPANGECEINKRRRKACQACRFQKCLRQGMLKEGVRLDRVRGGRQKYRRSAPDPYTPIKSITLEANVAPGGPTETINNKMVEALSACEPDMLQVSNISHTLDTDQRVLGQLSDLYDRELVGIIGWAKQIPGFSSLALNDQMRLLQSTWAEILTFTLAWRSTPNIGRLRFAQDFTLDERLARECHCMELYTHCIQIVERIQRLGLTREEYYVLKALILANSDARSDEPQALYRFRDSILNSLSDCVAAVRPGQALRATQNMFLVLPSLRQADGIVRRFWSSVYRTGKVPMNKLFEEMLENVCYR comes from the exons GTCTGCATGATGTCTGATGCCACTACGGAAAGCATGATCGGGAATAACAGGACGATGCCGAATATTAAGCAGGAAATCGATAACCCGACAACACCCACGCAGAATTATCAAGTGTGTTCGCCGACCACAACTCTTCAACATCAGGAG GCAATATGCACTAAGTTGGACATTGGAACGGATTATGGCGGTGGTAGTAATGGTAGTCCTGAGAGTCCCGAGATGCATCATTGTTCCTCAACGACGCAGCCCTTGGGAACTCCAGAC GATGGAGTTAAGGAAGAAGACATGTTGCCCAGAAGACTTTGCCTCGTCTGCGGTGATGTCGCGAGCGGTTTTCACTACGGGGTCGCTTCGTGCGAAGCGTGTAAGGCGTTCTTCAAGAGAACTATACAAG CCAGTAATTTTACAGGAAACATCGAGTATACTTGCCCGGCGAATGGCGAATGCGAGATTAACAAACGAAGGCGGAAGGCTTGTCAGGCTTGTAGATTTCAGAAATGTTTGCGACAAGGGATGCTGAAGGAAGGCGTGAGGTTGGATCGCGTTAGAGGCGGTCGACAAAAATACAGACGATCTGCTCCAGATCCATACACGCCGATCAAAAGCATCACATTGGAAG CTAACGTAGCGCCGGGAGGTCCTACTGAAACAATAA ATAACAAGATGGTCGAAGCCTTATCGGCCTGTGAACCGGACATGCTTCAAGTGTCGAATATCTCACATACACTGGACACAGATCAGCGAGTTCTCGGTCAATTGTCGGATCTCTATGATCGAGAATTGGTTGGCATAATCG GCTGGGCAAAACAGATCCCAGGATTTAGCAGCTTAGCACTGAACGATCAAATGCGACTTCTGCAGAGTACTTGGGCCGAGATATTAACCTTCACTCTGGCGTGGAGAAGTACGCCGAACATCGGCAGGTTGAGGTTCGCACAAGATTTTACGCTAGATGAGAGACTTGCGCGCGAGTGCCATTGTATGGAGCTTTACACACAC TGTATACAAATCGTTGAGAGGATTCAACGATTGGGCTTGACGCGGGAAGAGTACTATGTCCTGAAAGCGTTGATCTTAGCGAATAGTGACGCCAGATCCGACGAGCCGCAGGCTCTCTATCGTTTCCGAGACTCTATCTTGAATTCCCTGTCGGACTGCGTCGCGGCTGTGAGACCTGGCCAGGCTCTCCGCGCTACGCAGAACATGTTCCTAGTGCTGCCCAGTCTCAGACAGGCCGACGGGATCGTCAGACGATTTTGGTCCAGTGTGTACAGAACGGGCAAAGTACCGATGAACAAGCTGTTTGAGGAGATGCTGGAGAACGTTTGCTATCGATGA
- the ERR gene encoding steroid hormone receptor ERR2 isoform X5 has product MDAWMYDVVCMMSDATTESMIGNNRTMPNIKQEIDNPTTPTQNYQVCSPTTTLQHQEAICTKLDIGTDYGGGSNGSPESPEMHHCSSTTQPLGTPDDGVKEEDMLPRRLCLVCGDVASGFHYGVASCEACKAFFKRTIQGNIEYTCPANGECEINKRRRKACQACRFQKCLRQGMLKEGVRLDRVRGGRQKYRRSAPDPYTPIKSITLEDNKMVEALSACEPDMLQVSNISHTLDTDQRVLGQLSDLYDRELVGIIGWAKQIPGFSSLALNDQMRLLQSTWAEILTFTLAWRSTPNIGRLRFAQDFTLDERLARECHCMELYTHCIQIVERIQRLGLTREEYYVLKALILANSDARSDEPQALYRFRDSILNSLSDCVAAVRPGQALRATQNMFLVLPSLRQADGIVRRFWSSVYRTGKVPMNKLFEEMLENVCYR; this is encoded by the exons GTCTGCATGATGTCTGATGCCACTACGGAAAGCATGATCGGGAATAACAGGACGATGCCGAATATTAAGCAGGAAATCGATAACCCGACAACACCCACGCAGAATTATCAAGTGTGTTCGCCGACCACAACTCTTCAACATCAGGAG GCAATATGCACTAAGTTGGACATTGGAACGGATTATGGCGGTGGTAGTAATGGTAGTCCTGAGAGTCCCGAGATGCATCATTGTTCCTCAACGACGCAGCCCTTGGGAACTCCAGAC GATGGAGTTAAGGAAGAAGACATGTTGCCCAGAAGACTTTGCCTCGTCTGCGGTGATGTCGCGAGCGGTTTTCACTACGGGGTCGCTTCGTGCGAAGCGTGTAAGGCGTTCTTCAAGAGAACTATACAAG GAAACATCGAGTATACTTGCCCGGCGAATGGCGAATGCGAGATTAACAAACGAAGGCGGAAGGCTTGTCAGGCTTGTAGATTTCAGAAATGTTTGCGACAAGGGATGCTGAAGGAAGGCGTGAGGTTGGATCGCGTTAGAGGCGGTCGACAAAAATACAGACGATCTGCTCCAGATCCATACACGCCGATCAAAAGCATCACATTGGAAG ATAACAAGATGGTCGAAGCCTTATCGGCCTGTGAACCGGACATGCTTCAAGTGTCGAATATCTCACATACACTGGACACAGATCAGCGAGTTCTCGGTCAATTGTCGGATCTCTATGATCGAGAATTGGTTGGCATAATCG GCTGGGCAAAACAGATCCCAGGATTTAGCAGCTTAGCACTGAACGATCAAATGCGACTTCTGCAGAGTACTTGGGCCGAGATATTAACCTTCACTCTGGCGTGGAGAAGTACGCCGAACATCGGCAGGTTGAGGTTCGCACAAGATTTTACGCTAGATGAGAGACTTGCGCGCGAGTGCCATTGTATGGAGCTTTACACACAC TGTATACAAATCGTTGAGAGGATTCAACGATTGGGCTTGACGCGGGAAGAGTACTATGTCCTGAAAGCGTTGATCTTAGCGAATAGTGACGCCAGATCCGACGAGCCGCAGGCTCTCTATCGTTTCCGAGACTCTATCTTGAATTCCCTGTCGGACTGCGTCGCGGCTGTGAGACCTGGCCAGGCTCTCCGCGCTACGCAGAACATGTTCCTAGTGCTGCCCAGTCTCAGACAGGCCGACGGGATCGTCAGACGATTTTGGTCCAGTGTGTACAGAACGGGCAAAGTACCGATGAACAAGCTGTTTGAGGAGATGCTGGAGAACGTTTGCTATCGATGA
- the ERR gene encoding steroid hormone receptor ERR1 isoform X3 produces the protein MMSDATTESMIGNNRTMPNIKQEIDNPTTPTQNYQVCSPTTTLQHQEAICTKLDIGTDYGGGSNGSPESPEMHHCSSTTQPLGTPDDGVKEEDMLPRRLCLVCGDVASGFHYGVASCEACKAFFKRTIQASNFTGNIEYTCPANGECEINKRRRKACQACRFQKCLRQGMLKEGVRLDRVRGGRQKYRRSAPDPYTPIKSITLEANVAPGGPTETINNKMVEALSACEPDMLQVSNISHTLDTDQRVLGQLSDLYDRELVGIIGWAKQIPGFSSLALNDQMRLLQSTWAEILTFTLAWRSTPNIGRLRFAQDFTLDERLARECHCMELYTHCIQIVERIQRLGLTREEYYVLKALILANSDARSDEPQALYRFRDSILNSLSDCVAAVRPGQALRATQNMFLVLPSLRQADGIVRRFWSSVYRTGKVPMNKLFEEMLENVCYR, from the exons ATGATGTCTGATGCCACTACGGAAAGCATGATCGGGAATAACAGGACGATGCCGAATATTAAGCAGGAAATCGATAACCCGACAACACCCACGCAGAATTATCAAGTGTGTTCGCCGACCACAACTCTTCAACATCAGGAG GCAATATGCACTAAGTTGGACATTGGAACGGATTATGGCGGTGGTAGTAATGGTAGTCCTGAGAGTCCCGAGATGCATCATTGTTCCTCAACGACGCAGCCCTTGGGAACTCCAGAC GATGGAGTTAAGGAAGAAGACATGTTGCCCAGAAGACTTTGCCTCGTCTGCGGTGATGTCGCGAGCGGTTTTCACTACGGGGTCGCTTCGTGCGAAGCGTGTAAGGCGTTCTTCAAGAGAACTATACAAG CCAGTAATTTTACAGGAAACATCGAGTATACTTGCCCGGCGAATGGCGAATGCGAGATTAACAAACGAAGGCGGAAGGCTTGTCAGGCTTGTAGATTTCAGAAATGTTTGCGACAAGGGATGCTGAAGGAAGGCGTGAGGTTGGATCGCGTTAGAGGCGGTCGACAAAAATACAGACGATCTGCTCCAGATCCATACACGCCGATCAAAAGCATCACATTGGAAG CTAACGTAGCGCCGGGAGGTCCTACTGAAACAATAA ATAACAAGATGGTCGAAGCCTTATCGGCCTGTGAACCGGACATGCTTCAAGTGTCGAATATCTCACATACACTGGACACAGATCAGCGAGTTCTCGGTCAATTGTCGGATCTCTATGATCGAGAATTGGTTGGCATAATCG GCTGGGCAAAACAGATCCCAGGATTTAGCAGCTTAGCACTGAACGATCAAATGCGACTTCTGCAGAGTACTTGGGCCGAGATATTAACCTTCACTCTGGCGTGGAGAAGTACGCCGAACATCGGCAGGTTGAGGTTCGCACAAGATTTTACGCTAGATGAGAGACTTGCGCGCGAGTGCCATTGTATGGAGCTTTACACACAC TGTATACAAATCGTTGAGAGGATTCAACGATTGGGCTTGACGCGGGAAGAGTACTATGTCCTGAAAGCGTTGATCTTAGCGAATAGTGACGCCAGATCCGACGAGCCGCAGGCTCTCTATCGTTTCCGAGACTCTATCTTGAATTCCCTGTCGGACTGCGTCGCGGCTGTGAGACCTGGCCAGGCTCTCCGCGCTACGCAGAACATGTTCCTAGTGCTGCCCAGTCTCAGACAGGCCGACGGGATCGTCAGACGATTTTGGTCCAGTGTGTACAGAACGGGCAAAGTACCGATGAACAAGCTGTTTGAGGAGATGCTGGAGAACGTTTGCTATCGATGA
- the ERR gene encoding steroid hormone receptor ERR1 isoform X2 encodes MDAWMYDVVCMMSDATTESMIGNNRTMPNIKQEIDNPTTPTQNYQVCSPTTTLQHQEAICTKLDIGTDYGGGSNGSPESPEMHHCSSTTQPLGTPDDGVKEEDMLPRRLCLVCGDVASGFHYGVASCEACKAFFKRTIQGNIEYTCPANGECEINKRRRKACQACRFQKCLRQGMLKEGVRLDRVRGGRQKYRRSAPDPYTPIKSITLEANVAPGGPTETINNKMVEALSACEPDMLQVSNISHTLDTDQRVLGQLSDLYDRELVGIIGWAKQIPGFSSLALNDQMRLLQSTWAEILTFTLAWRSTPNIGRLRFAQDFTLDERLARECHCMELYTHCIQIVERIQRLGLTREEYYVLKALILANSDARSDEPQALYRFRDSILNSLSDCVAAVRPGQALRATQNMFLVLPSLRQADGIVRRFWSSVYRTGKVPMNKLFEEMLENVCYR; translated from the exons GTCTGCATGATGTCTGATGCCACTACGGAAAGCATGATCGGGAATAACAGGACGATGCCGAATATTAAGCAGGAAATCGATAACCCGACAACACCCACGCAGAATTATCAAGTGTGTTCGCCGACCACAACTCTTCAACATCAGGAG GCAATATGCACTAAGTTGGACATTGGAACGGATTATGGCGGTGGTAGTAATGGTAGTCCTGAGAGTCCCGAGATGCATCATTGTTCCTCAACGACGCAGCCCTTGGGAACTCCAGAC GATGGAGTTAAGGAAGAAGACATGTTGCCCAGAAGACTTTGCCTCGTCTGCGGTGATGTCGCGAGCGGTTTTCACTACGGGGTCGCTTCGTGCGAAGCGTGTAAGGCGTTCTTCAAGAGAACTATACAAG GAAACATCGAGTATACTTGCCCGGCGAATGGCGAATGCGAGATTAACAAACGAAGGCGGAAGGCTTGTCAGGCTTGTAGATTTCAGAAATGTTTGCGACAAGGGATGCTGAAGGAAGGCGTGAGGTTGGATCGCGTTAGAGGCGGTCGACAAAAATACAGACGATCTGCTCCAGATCCATACACGCCGATCAAAAGCATCACATTGGAAG CTAACGTAGCGCCGGGAGGTCCTACTGAAACAATAA ATAACAAGATGGTCGAAGCCTTATCGGCCTGTGAACCGGACATGCTTCAAGTGTCGAATATCTCACATACACTGGACACAGATCAGCGAGTTCTCGGTCAATTGTCGGATCTCTATGATCGAGAATTGGTTGGCATAATCG GCTGGGCAAAACAGATCCCAGGATTTAGCAGCTTAGCACTGAACGATCAAATGCGACTTCTGCAGAGTACTTGGGCCGAGATATTAACCTTCACTCTGGCGTGGAGAAGTACGCCGAACATCGGCAGGTTGAGGTTCGCACAAGATTTTACGCTAGATGAGAGACTTGCGCGCGAGTGCCATTGTATGGAGCTTTACACACAC TGTATACAAATCGTTGAGAGGATTCAACGATTGGGCTTGACGCGGGAAGAGTACTATGTCCTGAAAGCGTTGATCTTAGCGAATAGTGACGCCAGATCCGACGAGCCGCAGGCTCTCTATCGTTTCCGAGACTCTATCTTGAATTCCCTGTCGGACTGCGTCGCGGCTGTGAGACCTGGCCAGGCTCTCCGCGCTACGCAGAACATGTTCCTAGTGCTGCCCAGTCTCAGACAGGCCGACGGGATCGTCAGACGATTTTGGTCCAGTGTGTACAGAACGGGCAAAGTACCGATGAACAAGCTGTTTGAGGAGATGCTGGAGAACGTTTGCTATCGATGA
- the ERR gene encoding steroid hormone receptor ERR2 isoform X4 — MDAWMYDVVCMMSDATTESMIGNNRTMPNIKQEIDNPTTPTQNYQVCSPTTTLQHQEAICTKLDIGTDYGGGSNGSPESPEMHHCSSTTQPLGTPDDGVKEEDMLPRRLCLVCGDVASGFHYGVASCEACKAFFKRTIQASNFTGNIEYTCPANGECEINKRRRKACQACRFQKCLRQGMLKEGVRLDRVRGGRQKYRRSAPDPYTPIKSITLEDNKMVEALSACEPDMLQVSNISHTLDTDQRVLGQLSDLYDRELVGIIGWAKQIPGFSSLALNDQMRLLQSTWAEILTFTLAWRSTPNIGRLRFAQDFTLDERLARECHCMELYTHCIQIVERIQRLGLTREEYYVLKALILANSDARSDEPQALYRFRDSILNSLSDCVAAVRPGQALRATQNMFLVLPSLRQADGIVRRFWSSVYRTGKVPMNKLFEEMLENVCYR; from the exons GTCTGCATGATGTCTGATGCCACTACGGAAAGCATGATCGGGAATAACAGGACGATGCCGAATATTAAGCAGGAAATCGATAACCCGACAACACCCACGCAGAATTATCAAGTGTGTTCGCCGACCACAACTCTTCAACATCAGGAG GCAATATGCACTAAGTTGGACATTGGAACGGATTATGGCGGTGGTAGTAATGGTAGTCCTGAGAGTCCCGAGATGCATCATTGTTCCTCAACGACGCAGCCCTTGGGAACTCCAGAC GATGGAGTTAAGGAAGAAGACATGTTGCCCAGAAGACTTTGCCTCGTCTGCGGTGATGTCGCGAGCGGTTTTCACTACGGGGTCGCTTCGTGCGAAGCGTGTAAGGCGTTCTTCAAGAGAACTATACAAG CCAGTAATTTTACAGGAAACATCGAGTATACTTGCCCGGCGAATGGCGAATGCGAGATTAACAAACGAAGGCGGAAGGCTTGTCAGGCTTGTAGATTTCAGAAATGTTTGCGACAAGGGATGCTGAAGGAAGGCGTGAGGTTGGATCGCGTTAGAGGCGGTCGACAAAAATACAGACGATCTGCTCCAGATCCATACACGCCGATCAAAAGCATCACATTGGAAG ATAACAAGATGGTCGAAGCCTTATCGGCCTGTGAACCGGACATGCTTCAAGTGTCGAATATCTCACATACACTGGACACAGATCAGCGAGTTCTCGGTCAATTGTCGGATCTCTATGATCGAGAATTGGTTGGCATAATCG GCTGGGCAAAACAGATCCCAGGATTTAGCAGCTTAGCACTGAACGATCAAATGCGACTTCTGCAGAGTACTTGGGCCGAGATATTAACCTTCACTCTGGCGTGGAGAAGTACGCCGAACATCGGCAGGTTGAGGTTCGCACAAGATTTTACGCTAGATGAGAGACTTGCGCGCGAGTGCCATTGTATGGAGCTTTACACACAC TGTATACAAATCGTTGAGAGGATTCAACGATTGGGCTTGACGCGGGAAGAGTACTATGTCCTGAAAGCGTTGATCTTAGCGAATAGTGACGCCAGATCCGACGAGCCGCAGGCTCTCTATCGTTTCCGAGACTCTATCTTGAATTCCCTGTCGGACTGCGTCGCGGCTGTGAGACCTGGCCAGGCTCTCCGCGCTACGCAGAACATGTTCCTAGTGCTGCCCAGTCTCAGACAGGCCGACGGGATCGTCAGACGATTTTGGTCCAGTGTGTACAGAACGGGCAAAGTACCGATGAACAAGCTGTTTGAGGAGATGCTGGAGAACGTTTGCTATCGATGA